In Lagopus muta isolate bLagMut1 chromosome 6, bLagMut1 primary, whole genome shotgun sequence, one DNA window encodes the following:
- the EHF gene encoding ETS homologous factor: MILEGAGRMSINSSSNLLHQQPSWTDGYSTCNVSSSFYGTQWHEIHPQYWTKFQVWEWLQHLLDTNQLDANCIPFQEFDINGEHLCSMSLQEFTQAAGTAGQLLYSNLQHLKWNGQCGSDVYQSHNVIVKTEQTDPSLMVSWKEDNYLYDSGYGSTVELLDSKTFCRAQISMSTPSHQPPDSSDVKKTQDHTPKSHTKKHNPRGTHLWEFIRDILLNPEKYPGLIKWEDRSEGVFRFLKSEAVAQLWGKKKNNSSMTYEKLSRAMRYYYKREILERVDGRRLVYKFGKNARGWRENEN, translated from the exons ATGATTTtggaaggagctggcagaatGAGTATCAATTCCAGCAGCAACCTACTCCACCAGCAGCCTTCCTGGACAGATGGATATTCCACGTGCAATG tgtCCAGCAGTTTCTATGGAACCCAGTGGCACGAAATACATCCTCAGTACTGGACGAAGTTTCAGGTCTGGGAAtggctgcagcatctccttGATACCAACCAACTGGATGCCAACTGCATACCCTTCCAGGAGTTTGATATCAACGGGGAACATCTGTGCAGCATGAGTCTGCAGGAATTCACGCAGGCAGCTGGGACAGCAGGGCAGTTGCTTTATAGCAACCTTCAGCACCTAAAATGGAATG GTCAGTGTGGAAGTGACGTGTACCAATCTCATAACGTCATTGTGAAGACAGAGCAAACAG ATCCATCGTTAATGGTGTCCTGGAAAGAAGACAACTACCTGTATGATAGTGGCTATGGTAGCACAGTAG AGCTATTGGACAGCAAAACGTTCTGTCGTGCTCAAATCTCCATGTCGACACCGAGTCACCAGCCTCCTG ATTCTTCAGAtgtgaaaaaaacacaagatCATACCCCAAAGTCCCACACCAAGAAACACA ACCCTCGAGGAACTCATCTGTGGGAATTTATTCGAGATATTCTTCTTAACCCTGAGAAATACCCAGGATTAATCAAGTGGGAGGACCGGTCAGAAGGTgtcttcagatttttaaaatccGAAGCTGTGGCTCAGCTCTGggggaagaagaagaacaaCAGCAGCATGACTTATGAGAAACTCAGCCGGGCTATGAG ATACTATTATAAACGAGAAATCCTGGAGCGTGTGGATGGTCGCAGATTAGTATATAAATTTGGAAAGAATGCCCGTGGctggagagaaaatgagaattaa